A single window of Synechococcus sp. CBW1004 DNA harbors:
- the nadC gene encoding carboxylating nicotinate-nucleotide diphosphorylase — MHGPHLPLTPDLQQQLAAWLQEDLGRGDLTAPALAGATGRAHWIARADGVFCGGVLVEPLFRLLDPEARVRLLVADSAPIGSGQRLLELEGSGAALVACERTALNLAMRLSGIATATAQLAAALDGTGVGLADTRKTTPGLRVLEKYAVRCGGGINHRLGLDDAAMLKENHLAWAGGIRPAVAAVRASAPWPARLIVEAETGEEAEAALRAGADGVLLDEFTPEQLTELVPRLRALATERGTPVMLEASGVQPEQLKAYADTGIDLISSSAPITRSPWLDLSMRFTLNWT; from the coding sequence ATGCACGGCCCCCATCTGCCCCTCACCCCCGACCTCCAGCAGCAGCTGGCCGCCTGGCTGCAGGAGGACCTGGGCCGCGGTGACCTCACGGCGCCGGCCCTGGCGGGGGCAACGGGACGGGCCCACTGGATCGCCAGGGCCGATGGCGTGTTCTGCGGCGGCGTGCTGGTAGAACCGCTGTTCCGGTTGCTGGATCCCGAGGCCCGGGTGCGCCTGCTGGTGGCCGATAGCGCACCGATCGGCAGCGGTCAGCGGCTGCTGGAGCTGGAGGGTTCGGGGGCGGCGCTGGTGGCCTGCGAACGCACGGCCCTCAATCTGGCGATGCGCCTCTCCGGCATCGCCACCGCCACAGCGCAACTGGCCGCGGCCCTGGACGGCACGGGCGTGGGCCTGGCCGACACCCGCAAGACCACCCCGGGCCTGCGGGTGCTCGAGAAATACGCGGTGCGCTGCGGCGGCGGCATCAACCATCGCCTCGGCCTGGACGACGCGGCGATGCTCAAGGAGAACCACCTGGCCTGGGCCGGGGGCATCCGGCCGGCGGTGGCGGCGGTGCGGGCCTCAGCCCCCTGGCCGGCAAGGCTGATCGTGGAGGCCGAAACCGGCGAGGAGGCGGAAGCGGCGCTGCGCGCCGGCGCCGATGGCGTGCTGCTCGATGAGTTCACCCCGGAGCAGCTGACGGAGCTGGTGCCGCGGCTGCGGGCCCTGGCGACCGAGCGGGGCACACCGGTGATGCTGGAGGCCTCAGGCGTGCAGCCCGAACAGCTGAAGGCCTACGCCGACACCGGCATCGATCTGATCTCCTCCAGCGCGCCCATCACCCGCAGCCCGTGGCTGGATCTGAGCATGCGCTTCACGCTCAACTGGACCTGA
- the def gene encoding peptide deformylase: MIVREVLRLGDPRLRQRSEDLPEALFRGAELQALIADLRDTMAARDGAGLAAPQIGVPWRVVIYGITSNPRYPEAPPIPETVLINPVLTPLGDATQLGWEGCLSVPGLRGQVRRHQRLHVAWRDPAGGHHQQEVEGFHARVVQHECDHLDGLLFVDRLHDIRAFGFTDALQDAGLL; the protein is encoded by the coding sequence ATGATTGTGCGGGAGGTGCTGCGTCTGGGGGATCCACGTCTGCGGCAGCGCTCGGAGGACCTTCCGGAGGCGCTGTTCCGCGGCGCAGAACTGCAGGCTCTGATCGCGGATCTGCGCGACACCATGGCGGCCCGCGATGGCGCCGGCCTGGCGGCTCCCCAGATCGGGGTGCCCTGGCGCGTTGTGATCTATGGGATCACCTCCAATCCCCGCTACCCCGAGGCGCCGCCGATCCCGGAGACGGTGCTGATCAATCCGGTGCTCACACCCCTCGGCGACGCGACCCAGCTGGGCTGGGAGGGCTGTCTGAGCGTGCCGGGCCTGCGTGGCCAGGTGAGGCGCCATCAGCGTCTGCATGTGGCCTGGCGCGATCCCGCCGGGGGCCATCACCAGCAGGAGGTGGAGGGTTTCCATGCGCGCGTTGTGCAGCACGAATGCGACCACCTCGACGGGCTGCTGTTCGTCGATCGACTCCACGACATCCGCGCCTTCGGCTTCACCGACGCCCTGCAGGATGCGGGGCTGCTGTAG
- the grrA gene encoding GrrA/OscA1 family cyclophane-containing rSAM-modified RiPP — MAFLSRSRLFGLLLILASLPMDPGTALASSGAAAPTPATPANPGAEAMEARLQRIAAALRQQGVEGTEGSTIPVDSVAWVGWGNGGAGIGWGNGGFRNGGWGNGGFRNGGWGNGGFRNGGWGNGGGGFRNFRNW; from the coding sequence ATGGCGTTCCTCTCCCGCTCCCGCCTGTTCGGCCTGTTGCTGATCCTGGCCTCGCTGCCGATGGATCCGGGCACGGCCCTGGCCAGCAGCGGCGCTGCGGCGCCCACCCCCGCGACGCCGGCCAACCCCGGCGCCGAGGCGATGGAAGCGCGACTGCAGCGCATCGCCGCAGCCCTCCGCCAGCAGGGTGTCGAAGGCACGGAAGGCAGCACGATCCCGGTCGATTCCGTGGCCTGGGTGGGCTGGGGCAATGGCGGAGCGGGAATCGGCTGGGGCAACGGCGGCTTCCGCAATGGCGGATGGGGCAATGGCGGCTTCCGTAACGGCGGCTGGGGCAACGGCGGCTTCCGCAATGGCGGATGGGGCAACGGCGGCGGCGGCTTCCGCAACTTCCGCAACTGGTGA
- a CDS encoding methyltransferase domain-containing protein: MQFENVVFYGRLGEQALRMFNLAEELPRWRGLSVLDCPGGPGSLSALLRAEGCEVTAVDPLYDLEPAELERRALIDLDHAMAVLAGSHDIRPDFSLEDCRQEHLEALREFLADRRAHPDRYVTASLPDLPFADGSFDLVLCGHLLFSYAPLADGGLMDGAGLDLAWHRRALAELCRVSRREVRLYPAHTIALEARRHPYAEALLAERPAVWQGRFVPSRYDQGHRGSNEALHLERRAS, from the coding sequence ATGCAGTTTGAGAACGTGGTGTTCTACGGCCGGCTTGGTGAGCAGGCGCTGCGCATGTTCAACCTCGCCGAGGAGCTGCCCCGTTGGCGCGGCCTGAGCGTGCTCGACTGCCCTGGTGGCCCAGGGTCGCTGTCGGCCCTGCTGCGTGCCGAGGGGTGCGAGGTCACCGCGGTCGATCCGCTCTATGACCTCGAGCCGGCCGAGCTGGAGCGCCGCGCACTGATCGATCTCGACCACGCCATGGCGGTGCTGGCCGGCAGCCATGACATCCGCCCTGACTTTTCACTGGAGGACTGCCGCCAGGAGCACCTTGAGGCCCTGCGGGAGTTCCTTGCCGATCGCCGCGCCCATCCCGATCGCTACGTCACCGCTTCCCTGCCGGATCTTCCCTTCGCTGACGGCAGCTTCGATCTGGTGCTCTGCGGCCATCTGCTGTTCTCCTACGCGCCCCTGGCCGATGGCGGTCTGATGGACGGGGCGGGGCTGGATCTGGCCTGGCATCGCCGCGCCCTCGCCGAGCTCTGTCGCGTCAGTCGCCGTGAGGTGCGGCTCTATCCGGCCCACACGATTGCTCTGGAGGCCCGCCGCCATCCCTATGCCGAGGCTCTGTTGGCGGAGCGGCCGGCCGTCTGGCAGGGCCGCTTCGTCCCCAGCCGCTATGACCAGGGGCATCGGGGCAGCAACGAGGCCCTGCACCTGGAGCGCAGGGCGTCATGA
- the grrM gene encoding cyclophane-forming radical SAM/SPASM peptide maturase GrrM/OscB — protein sequence MAAMAADTRPAASYGPVNLLVVQPTPFCNLDCDYCYLPNRDNRSRLSMEILELALERVLGSPFFRAPFTLLWHAGEPLTAGIRFYDEAAAVIAEALQRHGLPADTVTQAIQTNATVIDKAWCDCFRRNGIQVGISMDGPAFLHDAHRRTRTGLGSHAAVMRGIDWLKREQVPFHVISVLSADGLDHADAIFDFFVESGIQLVGFNMEETEGENSRSSLESPDAEQRYVAFLQRFWQRLQQQPDALRLREFDGITSLACGEERLANTDMNWPFVIVNVDVNGNVSTFDPELLSVKTEEFGDFAFGNVRTDSLVSLLQNEKFQRVEAQVHAGVERCRQSCAYFGLCGGGAGSNKYWEHGTFDCTVTQACRYRTQLVADVVLDGMEKALGLAA from the coding sequence CTGGCAGCCATGGCCGCCGACACCAGGCCCGCAGCCAGTTATGGGCCGGTGAACCTGCTCGTGGTGCAGCCCACCCCCTTCTGCAACCTCGACTGCGACTACTGCTATCTGCCGAACCGGGACAATCGCAGTCGGCTGTCGATGGAGATCCTGGAGCTGGCGCTGGAGCGGGTGCTGGGGAGTCCGTTCTTCCGGGCGCCCTTCACCCTGCTCTGGCATGCGGGCGAGCCGCTCACCGCCGGCATCCGCTTCTACGACGAGGCCGCGGCCGTGATCGCGGAGGCGCTGCAGCGCCATGGTCTGCCGGCTGACACGGTGACCCAGGCGATCCAGACCAACGCCACGGTGATCGACAAGGCCTGGTGCGACTGCTTCCGCCGCAACGGCATCCAGGTGGGCATCTCAATGGATGGCCCGGCCTTTCTGCACGACGCCCATCGCCGCACCCGCACCGGCCTGGGCAGCCACGCGGCGGTGATGCGCGGCATCGACTGGCTGAAACGTGAGCAGGTTCCCTTCCATGTGATCAGCGTGCTGAGCGCCGATGGACTGGATCACGCCGATGCGATCTTCGATTTCTTCGTCGAGAGCGGCATCCAGCTGGTCGGTTTCAACATGGAGGAAACCGAAGGGGAGAACAGCCGCTCCAGCCTGGAGAGTCCCGATGCGGAACAGCGCTACGTGGCCTTTCTGCAGCGCTTCTGGCAGCGCCTGCAGCAGCAGCCCGATGCCCTGCGACTGCGTGAGTTCGACGGCATCACCAGCCTGGCCTGCGGCGAGGAACGCCTGGCCAACACCGACATGAACTGGCCGTTCGTGATCGTCAATGTCGATGTCAACGGCAATGTCTCCACCTTCGATCCCGAGCTGCTGTCGGTGAAGACCGAGGAGTTCGGCGACTTCGCCTTCGGCAATGTGCGCACCGACAGCCTGGTGTCGCTGCTGCAGAACGAGAAGTTCCAGCGGGTGGAGGCGCAGGTGCACGCCGGCGTGGAGCGCTGCCGCCAGAGCTGCGCCTACTTCGGCCTGTGCGGCGGCGGCGCCGGCAGCAACAAGTACTGGGAACACGGCACGTTTGATTGCACCGTCACCCAGGCCTGCCGCTACCGCACCCAGCTGGTGGCGGACGTGGTGCTCGATGGCATGGAGAAGGCCCTCGGACTGGCGGCCTGA
- the grrP gene encoding extracellular substrate binding-like orphan protein GrrP yields MPRHPFSKLLPARILPAALLLATALAPVGSARAEGVVQRVVRSGQLVLAGPSDAPPLLSTNANGDAQGYAAEIARLVQAELTQIIGKPVQLRFEAVATTADQINRVAGGKADLACGVPFSWAQDASSVDFTLPIGLSGLRLLAPSGRFDGSPAGLSGRRIGVAAGSLGQSQLLGMQPKAVAVPFPSAAAAVNALIAGQVDGVIGDSLLLRSLARKRNATNLVLTPEQSYQHYAVSCVVPENDSAFRDVVNLAIARLMQAYLDGAAEAVALVHRSVGPDSSVAIPPETIRIYFENVMFGVEPIRPLPPGQAPSARPGN; encoded by the coding sequence ATGCCGCGTCATCCCTTTTCGAAGCTGCTCCCGGCCAGGATCCTGCCGGCAGCTCTGCTGCTGGCCACCGCTCTGGCTCCGGTGGGCTCGGCCCGCGCCGAAGGGGTGGTGCAGCGGGTGGTGCGCAGCGGTCAGCTGGTGCTGGCGGGCCCATCCGATGCCCCGCCGCTGCTGAGCACCAACGCCAACGGTGACGCCCAGGGTTATGCCGCCGAAATCGCCCGCCTGGTGCAGGCGGAGCTCACGCAGATCATCGGCAAACCGGTGCAGCTGCGCTTCGAAGCAGTGGCCACCACCGCGGATCAGATCAACCGGGTGGCCGGCGGCAAGGCGGATCTCGCCTGCGGCGTGCCGTTCAGCTGGGCTCAGGATGCCAGCAGCGTTGATTTCACCCTGCCGATCGGCCTGTCGGGCCTGCGCCTGCTGGCCCCTTCCGGCCGCTTCGATGGCTCTCCCGCAGGGCTCAGCGGCCGCCGCATCGGCGTGGCGGCCGGCTCTCTGGGCCAGAGCCAGCTGCTGGGCATGCAGCCGAAGGCGGTGGCCGTTCCCTTCCCCAGCGCCGCCGCCGCCGTCAACGCCCTGATCGCCGGCCAGGTGGACGGCGTGATCGGCGATTCGCTGCTGCTGCGCAGCCTGGCCCGGAAACGGAATGCCACCAATCTGGTGCTCACCCCGGAGCAGTCGTATCAGCACTACGCCGTGAGCTGCGTGGTGCCTGAGAACGACTCGGCCTTCCGCGATGTGGTCAACCTGGCGATCGCCCGTCTGATGCAGGCCTACCTCGATGGCGCCGCCGAGGCGGTGGCCCTGGTGCACCGCTCCGTGGGCCCCGACAGCTCCGTGGCCATTCCTCCCGAGACGATCCGCATCTACTTCGAGAATGTGATGTTCGGCGTCGAGCCGATCCGTCCCCTGCCCCCCGGTCAGGCACCTTCCGCCCGCCCGGGCAACTGA